A DNA window from Onychostoma macrolepis isolate SWU-2019 chromosome 13, ASM1243209v1, whole genome shotgun sequence contains the following coding sequences:
- the phf3 gene encoding PHD finger protein 3 produces MDIVGGPFNHLVPSDQLDDSLLLGQNLECEASDEFEAGHGQPEDSLKNMLSDKDPMFGSASTQFHLLENEDVSFKLGSSTAADHDMTTAGVSQSPSDGEHSQSSFPQGRRQLQRRQTASRGRVKGRRPGPARKAAESNKQESTCSRNPGGDKSLDAKREALLSRRFGVHEVDSSMNPVVVLRRLTVTVGGYKIELLPGPSQAFGSFSTSALQSLGFQDDVVAADSLALDLGQNQEDGTQEVTNSAQEVVGEVSVDQSTSDDMPMDFGPYVNPNEVQDTNSTMSLKPSVENATPADAKKNDQIKIRKLSAQKTGNKNGTAVQPAVKKLLKHKQALSAAKNKPPHLTRPGLMQKVSRHPRDKKIDTGHPESLKGKPVKVGLKHPGGPVTPKSPSKLQKIQDGHPVNQTLNPPVPVSPTVSRKLSSDSGPGVKSVQSPQASKKPQNPPAPVNKTNPPVTNSQGEEEQEKVKIKKPEKIQQRHKSRNSRSISIEEPQLFIPDNAPVVKKEAEGEPPPESETVWDPSKHCGLCKKAHNNRFMVGCGRCDDWFHGDCVGLDLAKVQQMEKEDQEYVCLKCCAEEEGKTGAQATEQSDDKLSAKQKQRPQQSVTAGGIRPFRKDVGERRPSEDSASKGPSVKHVAKKLKISPVTSKKPSTGQIRRSVRDSLEEILLKRLKDADMKISLDKPAELARRTEKELFALFQGVDSKYKNKYRSLTFNLKDAKNNVLFKRVLKGEVSPADLVRMTAEELASKELAAWRQRENRHTIEMIEKEQREAERRPITKITHKGEIEIENQEPAKAPEAIEVEPEPVPKAAEVPEEKPPETKADSPKKSVDTTNLHKSHLFDLNCKICTGRMAPPTEEAAIKVVKVATTVVRRQSSTTDESQHSTTTPTSALIDDLSLRAMEEGLLNFLPESRSDSLSSKEDSATFLSSLESLWSGFVDMPAVARFLTKAYPVSGILDQLTQDLPDNVQVGGRISPQIVWDYVEKIRASGTKEICVIRFSPDTEEDEISYTLLYAYFSSRRRYGVVANNRKQVKDMYLIPLGSTEKIPHQIVPFDGPGLETNRPNLLLGLVIRQRPKRDFGVILPSDVSEAPSFLAESKPHVDYPQKAPAAQDAERSFISVLASTRKKDTADLIKSVVEEPILDTETEENVSLRFLPGVLKLPGNAASSSSDTVKSDSTTTVTKTPAVDNGNHADSHPKPTATAPRLDRFIIKKKDPKAVKTEQAPPSSSLETNSEKKESGVILSLSDKPADVSTESFLSSLTAAKPKDESVSGSTAAPASQETSETTSSDALKDSVNDASSSVPKNETVSSPTKSLKTSGILKTPSSSAEHTELKPQQPESNSEKKVTQQPSVQPPQESKAIEDIQAITTISSIGKNEGPKQSRTSSFNPKVYSPALIFHSYHAGPPDPQYYPPPANPVPFLPLQSQVPPPFPFPPGPPPPQMFPQSDPHMLAPPWSQTVPPQTLPAPPLTYESSLPTSSPLSKDEKGSEKSYGDMGDKPSRRSDETYRKDNRDRDHYDRHHHKSRHYDRDREKHRDRSHSHKERHSKEDRYDRPRERHHSSSHYRDRDKHRRDSDYEKHRRDSRDRRS; encoded by the exons ATGGATATAGTTGGTGGTCCATTCAATCATCTGGTTCCCAGTGACCAGTTGGATGATTCCTTACTGCTCGGACAGAACCTGGAATGTGAAGCTAGTGATGAGTTTGAAGCAGGTCACGGCCAACCCGAAGATTCACTGAAGAACATGCTCAGTGACAAAGATCCCATGTTTGGATCTGCTAGCACCCAGTTTCATCTCTTAGAAAATGAAGACGTCAGTTTTAAGCTTGGGAGCTCAACAG CTGCAGATCATGACATGACAACAGCAGGTGTTAGTCAGAGTCCATCTGATGGAGAACACAGTCAGTCCAGCTTCCCACAAGGCAGAAGACAGTTACAGAGGAGACAAACAG CAAGCCGCGGTCGAGTTAAAGGCAGACGCCCAGGTCCTGCGCGAAAAGCAGCCGAGAGTAACAAGCAAGAGTCAACATGTAGCAGAAACCCAGGTGGAGATAAAAGCCTTGATGCAAAAAGGGAAGCCCTACTCAGCCGTCGTTTTGGAGTCCATGAGGTCGACTCCTCTATGAATCCGGTAGTTGTGTTACGTCGATTAACTGTTACCGTCGGGGGCTATAAAATCGAACTGCTTCCTGGCCCATCGCAAGCATTTGGATCGTTTAGCACAAGTGCTCTTCAGTCTCTGGGCTTCCAGGATGATGTTGTCGCTGCTGATAGCCTTGCACTTGATTTGGGACAAAATCAAGAAGATGGCACACAAGAAGTTACTAATTCTGCACAAGAGGTTGTTGGGGAAGTGAGTGTTGACCAGTCAACTAGTGACGACATGCCAATGGATTTTGGGCCCTATGTGAACCCTAATGAAGTACAGGACACTAACAGCACCATGTCGCTCAAGCCTAGCGTGGAAAACGCCACACCAGCAGACGCCAAAAAGAATGACCAAATCAAGATCCGAAAGCTAAGCGCACAAAAAACAGGGAACAAGAATGGCACAGCGGTTCAACCTGCAGTCAAAAAGCTTCTGAAACACAAACAGGCTCTGTCTGCTGCCAAAAATAAACCACCTCATCTCACCAGGCCAGGGCTCATGCAGAAAGTATCTAGACATCCCAGAGACAAAAAGATAGATACAGGCCACCCAGAGAGTCTCAAAGGAAAGCCCGTTAAGGTGGGCTTGAAACACCCAGGTGGGCCAGTCACTCCTAAATCACCCTCAAAACTACAAAAGATTCAAGATGGACATCCTGTGAACCAAACCTTAAACCCACCTGTCCCGGTGTCCCCGACTGTCAGCAGAAAATTGTCATCTGATTCTGGTCCAGGTGTTAAGTCAGTCCAGTCTCCTCAAGCTTCGAAAAAGCCACAAAATCCTcctgctcctgtaaacaaaacaaacccacCTGTGACAAACAGCCAAGGAGAAGAGGAGCAGGAGAAGGTCAAGATCAAGAAGCCAGAGAAGATCCAGCAAAGACACAAGAGTAGAAACTCAAGGAGTATCTCGATAGAGGAGCCGCAGCTGTTTATCCCTGATAATGCCCCTGTGGTGAAGAAGGAAGCTGAGGGCGAGCCTCCTCCTGAAAGCGAGACCGTGTGGGATCCCAGCAAGCACTGTGGATTATGCAAGAAAGCTCACAACAACCG GTTCATGGTGGGCTGCGGCCGCTGTGATGACTGGTTTCACGGGGATTGTGTGGGTCTGGATCTGGCTAAAGTTCAGCAGATGGAAAAGGAGGACCAGGAGTATGTGTGCTTGAAGTGCTGTGCGGAAGAGGAAGGGAAAACCGGTGCTCAAGCCACAGAGCAGTCAGATGATAAGTTATCTGCTAAGCAAAAACAGAGACCCCAGCAGTCGGTCACCGCAGGTGGAATACGACCCTTCCGAAAA GATGTTGGAGAACGACGACCGTCAGAAGATTCAGCATCAAAGG GACCAAGTGTGAAGCATGTGGCGAAGAAATTGAAAATATCACCTGTGACCTCAAAGAAACCGTCCACTGGACAAATCAGGCGAAGTGTTCGGGACTCACTGGAGGAGATTCTTTTGAAACG ACTGAAGGATGCTGATATGAAGATTTCATTGGACAAGCCTGCTGAGTTGGCCAGAAGAACGGAGAAAGAGCTTTTTGCTCTTTTTCAGGGCGTTGAcagcaaatacaaaaataaatacagaagtTTGACTTTCAATCTGAAAGATGCAAAAAATAAT GTGTTATTCAAGCGAGTGCTCAAGGGGGAAGTTTCCCCTGCAGATTTGGTGCGTATGACTGCAGAAGAGCTGGCCTCTAAGGAACTGGCTGCTTGGAGACAAAGAGAGAACCGACAT ACGATTGAAATGATTGAGAAAGAACAGAGAGAGGCAGAGAGACGTCCTATCACTAAAATCACCCATAAAGGGGAAATTGAAATTGAGAATCAGGAGCCTGCCAAGGCACCAGAGGCCATAGAGGTTGAG CCAGAGCCTGTGCCGAAAGCTGCGGAAGTGCCTGAAGAAAAACCCCCTGAGACCAAAGCTGACAGTCCTAAGAAATCTGTAGATACCACCAACTTGCACAAGTCTCATCTATTTGACCTCAACTGCAAAATCTGCACAG GTCGCATGGCTCCACCTACAGAGGAAGCCGCTATAAAGGTGGTAAAAGTGGCTACAACAGTTGTGAGGAGGCAGTCTAGTACGACAGATGAATCTCAGCACTCCACAACTACACCTACATCAGCACTGATAGATGATCTGTCTTTAAGAGCCATGGAGGAAGGTCTCCTCAATTTTTTGCCCGAATCCAG GTCAGATAGTCTGAGTAGCAAAGAAGATTCAGCTACTTTCCTCAGCAGTTTGGAAAGTCTGTGGAGCGGCTTTGTTGATATGCCAGCTGTGGCGAGGTTTCTAACAAAAGCTTATCCTGTCTCTGGAATACTGGACCAACTTACACAG GATTTGCCAGACAACGTCCAAGTAGGTGGACGAATCTCCCCTCAAATAGTCTGGGATTATGTTGAGAAAATCCGTGCTTCCGGGACAAAG gAAATATGTGTTATTCGTTTCTCCCCTGACACCGAAGAAGATGAGATCTCGTATACTTTGTTGTACGCCTATTTTAGCAGCCGAAGAAGATATGGTGTTGTCGCCAACAACCGCAAACAAGTTAAAGACATGTATCTCATTCCTCTCGGCTCCACGGAAAAAATTCCCCATCAGATTGTTCCATTTGATGGTCCAG GGCTGGAGACTAATCGTCCCAATCTACTTCTCGGATTGGTCATCCGCCAGAGACCGAAAAGAGACTTTGGGGTAATCCTGCCAAGCGATGTCAGTGAAGCTCCAAGTTTCTTGGCAGAAAGCAAACCTCATGTCGATTACCCACAGAAAGCTCCTGCGGCTCAAGATGCGGAGCGAAGTTTTATCAGTGTTCTGGCGAGCACACGGAAAAAAGACACTGCAGACTTAATTAAGTCCGTCGTTGAAGAACCTATATTGGATACTGAGACAGAAGAGAATGTTTCTTTGCGCTTTCTTCCCGGGGTGCTGAAGTTGCCTGGAAATGCGGCATCGTCTTCGAGCGACACTGTGAAGAGTGATTCTACAACAACGGTAACCAAGACTCCAGCTGTTGATAATGGAAACCATGCAGACAGCCATCCTAAACCTACAGCCACCGCTCCTCGACTTGATCGCTTCATTATCAAGAAAAAAGACCCCAAAGCTGTAAAAACGGAGCAGGCGCCACCCAGCTCGAGTTTGGAGACCAACtcagaaaagaaagagagtgGAGTCATTCTTTCTCTGAGTGACAAACCTGCAGATGTTTCAACAGAGAGTTTCCTGTCTTCTCTCACGGCCGCTAAACCCAAAGATGAGTCCGTGTCCGGCAGCACAGCTGCACCAGCTAGTCAAGAAACAAGCGAAACCACTTCATCGGATGCATTGAAAGATTCTGTCAATGACGCCTCTAGCTCTGTCCCCAAAAACGAAACCGTATCAAGTCCCACCAAGTCTTTGAAGACATCTGGTATTTTAAAGACACCATCTTCATCAGCTGAACATACCGAGTTGAAACCTCAACAACCAGAAAGTAATTCAGAAAAGAAAGTTACTCAGCAACCATCGGTGCAACCCCCTCAAGAGAGCAAAGCCATAGAGGACATCCAAGCCATCACGACAATCTCCTCCATTGGGAAAAACGAAGGTCCCAAGCAGTCCAGGACCTCTTCTTTTAACCCTAAAGTATATAGTCCAGCCCTGATTTTTCATTCATATCATGCTGGTCCACCTGATCCCCAATATTATCCTCCTCCAGCCAATCCTGTCCCTTTCTTACCCCTTCAATCACAGGTTCCTCCGCCTTTCCCGTTTCCTCCTGGTCCACCTCCTCCACAGATGTTCCCTCAAAGCGATCCTCACATGCTCGCTCCACCTTGGTCTCAAACCGTCCCTCCCCAAACGCTCCCTGCGCCACCTCTGACATACGAGTCCAGCTTGCCGACCTCTTCGCCCCTCAGCAAAGACGAGAAGGGCTCAGAGAAGTCCTATGGCGACATGGGCGACAAGCCGTCCAGAAGGTCCGATGAGACCTACAGGAAGGACAATAGAGATAGAGACCACTATGACAGACACCATCACAAAAGCAGGCACTACGACAGGGACCGCGAAAAGCACAGGGACAGAAGTCACAGTCATAAAGAGCGCCACTCGAAAGAGGACAGGTACGACAGACCGAGAGAGCGGCACCACAGCAGCAGTCATTACCGCGACAGAGACAAACACAGACGGGATTCTGATTATGAGAAACACAGGAGAGACTCGAGAGACAGGCGTTCGTGA